From Pangasianodon hypophthalmus isolate fPanHyp1 chromosome 10, fPanHyp1.pri, whole genome shotgun sequence:
AGTATTCTTTACGCAGGCTTATATCATGGCCAATGAACTTGGCCAGCTTCTTTAGCTCATGGTTCTTCAAGGTGAGAACTTGGCTGAGTGTAGAAATGTGTCTGCTGAATCTGGTGGATGTCAGCCTATCAGGATTCATCGCACCACACTCGTTGGCACAGATTCGCAGGGCATTTTCTCCTCTGTAGCACCTGTTACTTCTGGGTTGGCCGAACACATATATGTTGCTTTTGGAGACGCTGCATTGGTCTCTCTTTTCAGTCAGGAGCATAAGTGCATTGATCATGTCTGGAGTTAAAATGATCGGTACTAGCGCTCCTATTTTCTGTCTAACCAGGATTTTACAGTACTCTTCACAAAACACCTTTTCCAATTCTGTTAGTGCCTCAGAGATTTCAGAAGCTTGCGCTTGGTCTCTCTCCTGCAAGCTTTTGATGGTCATCTGTGAGACTTCTCCATGTCTGCGATTAAACATCAGGATTTGTGCCAGGGTCACTTTGCAAAGGTCAGCGTAACTCTGAGCAGATGGTGTTTCCCTCAGTTCCTTCATTGCACACTGTGCAGCCTTTTCCAGATAGCAGTGAAATATTCTTACATCGTTGACAAACGGCAGTAAAAAAGACTTGGAATGTATGCCTAAGCATCTTTTTTCACATAATGCAAACTGAGATTGTGCATTATTAAAAAGGTCCATAAATGTGCCAGTTGCCTGTATTAGTTTTTTATCTCCAACTGCAAATGCTTTCCGTGCGCTCAAGATGCAATATTTCCTCAAAGCCAATCCAATTCTGCGTGCAAGGCTTGGTATtgcaaagcattttttttcctcattaaatTCAGCAATTTCTTTGACTGCTTCAGTAACCAGTGAAAAGCTGGATGGTTTTATAGCCTCTGCTAGGTTCCTCATCGCAAATTTATTGCGCAAAAGGACCAAAAACTTTCCAATGCACCTAACGGTTTGTCTAACAAATGCATGTCTTTCTTTGCTATTGCCCTTTTTGTCAAAGAAATCTTGTGCCAGTTTCAAGACGTACTCATCATCTCTGATGGTCTGTGCAACTTCATCCTGATGCATATCACACAGCATTTTCTTTACGTCGtctgaaatatgttttaaatgcgGGCATTGTGATAAAGCTGCCAAACCCAAAACAGATCTTGAAGTCTTCTGCATGTCTCTTTCAGGGTTTGATGTGCAGCGTTTCACATGCTTCCAAAGTTCTTTACGCATATAGAGCCCTTTACAGTACATGCAGTATTCAAACTTGTGTGTGTCAATATCATCTTTTGGCATTCGTCTCGCTTTTATCAGGCCAGTGCCATTAATGAGAACCAATTTGTTATGTTGGTAATTCCCTCTGTTCCTTAGTACTTCAAGGATGTGTGACCTCTGTTTTGATTTCTTCGGTAACTTAAAAGCAGTCTCGATCTCAATGTTGTcttttctgtgtaattttaaATGCCTTGCTATTTTTATGCAAGCCTTTccacaaacaaaacagaagttAAGCTTTGTAGCCTGTGTGACTAAATGGTTCTGAACTGGTGCCTGTTCCTCTATTTCCTTTGAGGTGACTGAAGTTTTAGCCTTTTTAGGCTTCTCTATGTCAGAATCCTCGTCTGAGTCTGTGTCAGAGTCAGGTAGGAATTCTTCATCTGATGAGACCGTTTCATCATTACTGTCCTCGCTGCTAAGGTATGACTCTTGATCAGCTTCAgatgactgaataaataaaaggaatgcTGTTAAATTATGTGTCATGTCAAGCAAATATCACAAGATAATATAAAAACTCTGTATTTATCTTATACTACaaaactgttgaattctcaaatctgattggtcagaaagtgttgactAGTCATCTATACTAGCACGGCTCTGACAATAGTAATTCAGATGATGTGTAaccatttctacagtaacagttCATTCTTAGGTTATggcaaatatttaatatttatgaaaggagtctccagtgtcagcactttgtaacaatcagtaagttttccactatgggaaagtcttcaggacagaggactttccgCTGTTCAGTCTCATGgtaacaaactgcattttttttgtcttattaacttaaagaaagaggaaaagagatgctggtgagggaatgactgtttacctcctatagcataagtgataacaggaactagcttccTCTCATCCacattccatgacattaaataataaactgtaaacagttaaaatcataactggaaaataatcaactttgggtggtaacagtaactcatgttgcaccacatcacaccacgtcagtgttgattattttcctaaaacagaatgcccccaagtgttttattccttacatattacaGTCAGAAAGGAGCTCAGTGTGTGCTGAAAGTCACTGCTAATCATAAAATAAGTGATTCTTGTGCTAAAGGTATTAATAATATTGAgtattaacatatttaacaaCCAGTCCTGTGAGTCACACAGTacactgagacaaaaaaaaaaaaaaaaaaaaaaaaaaaaaaaattcagttagGCATCAACAGTCATACCTGTGTAGCATTCTGAGTCTGAGATGAATCATTATTGCTCGGCTGCGTCTCTTCACCagcctgtgtctgcatgggaaAGACCTTCTTGAGTTACCCTGTTCATGTGCACCCCCTTGTGGCTGCTCTGGGTTTTGTTGGGCTTGACTGCCCACACAGATTATTCTTAATTTAGACTTAATCTCTATCAAGAGATCTGCACTATAggaaaacatatatatatattttttttaaattcaggtCCAGTACTTTATAGATAATCACTAATTAATACCTGTTCTGCTAGCTGCATTTGACATGGTTCATCCTGACACTTGGGCTGCTCTTCTTCACTCATGCTCTgtaggagaaaaagaaaataagacaTTAGACTTTTGCTGTCTGTCACTTCTTACACAACTGTTTTAGGCATACAAAAAAACTTCCAAAATGATTATATTCAGATCTCTACCTGTGCAGCTGACACTGGACAAGACTGTCCTTCCACACTTGGTGCAACTTCCATACTAGTCTGTTGCTGTTCCAAGATCTGCTGTAAAATTAAAAGTTTGGAAAATGCAGGAAAACCAGCACAAAATAATGGCTGAATTTCAGTTTGTAAATTAAATCATGAGAGATTGTGGCACGACACTGTAAGCAGATGATTCAAGTGAATAGTAACCTGTTCTGCCTCTTCATTACACTCCATATTTCCCACCTCATCAGTCAACTGCAACACAATACAACATGACTTCTTTCATAAAACATGCTTCATAGGTCGTTCATTGGTTCTGAAGCAATTAAAAAAGTGATTCCTTTTTTGTTGAACAGTTTCTTCTAAATAAAGGACAAGAACAGCTTTAGATCAAACCTGATTTGGTAGCTGAGATTCAGATGCTTCTTCATTATTAGATGTCAGCTCTACATCAGGCACATgctacagtaaaaataaaacaagaggAATGATTTGGAAAAGTGGCATGACACTTCAAAGTGCTACAGACGTACTTAGTGTGTTCGAGAATTCATTTTGATGTGCTCTCAATGTCACTTCTCACACAGTTAGGGCTACAACTAGCAGCTGTTTGGATAAAGCTGTCTAAGTTCCTGTTGGACTTTTTAAGAGCACTCTCCCTCAGCAAAAGTTGAATCTCACCCGTTCATTCACAGCAGGGGAGTCCTCATTATGCAGAGCTTGATTTTTCTCCTCATTCTCACAAGGTAGCTGAAAAATAATGTGAGAATCATGAGGTTATCATACTGGTGCACATTTCATACACTGAATTATTCTACCTACAGTTAAAAGTTCATTAGGCTTGCACTTCCGAATCTTTCCGTTTCCCTACACTGCACATTAAATCAACTCATCAGCAAGCTCTTCAGGAAGTTAAAACGGGTTTGATAGAAGGAAAGTGGTAAAATGTGTGATGTAAAGAGTGGGACTGTGAAGCACTGCCCTCTGTAGCATGGCGATGAAcacaatatgcaaaaaaaaaaaaaaagtgtggagTGGAGATGAAATGACAGTTATGTTTCAGTGCTATGTATTAATGTAAACTGTTCACACCTCGTGCAAAAAATTTATATTGTACAGCAACATATACATAAACTGGTTtatagttctggctgcaaggcaaagctttatattaatgcgctcattgtAATACATAATtgattctatagtaacaggttaCACAGGGATTCGTATGGTAGAAGTGCCACAAAACCAGACTAAAAACaggtataatcattgatatggggaagttttctgtcagaagacatttatttagcatttttggaaggagtctccagtgtcaatggtTTGTAACACAGGTCAAGATTTTACTTTATGTTTTCTAACACAGGAAACTCTTCAGGATGGAGTGCTTCTGTTTCTATGCAaccagctgcatttttttttttttttgtcttaataacaaaacaaaacaaaaaaatactgtttatagctgctataatgtacgtgataacaggaactaacttggaTCATGGACATTCCACTCCCTTAAACCTaactaaacagataaaaatatgataaaaatataatcagATTGTAATCATCAGCATATTGCATATAgttgtaagaggaataaaatgtcaGGTAGGCaaagtaactccactttgctCCAGAATGCATCATACTACACTGTCActaattattttcccataacagcatgcccaagtgttttattctttacttaaccCATTTCGTAGTCAATCTCAGGGCACATGGGAACACTCATGCAAAAAGCGCATGCAAATACAACTAAATGACCTAAGGCCTGTTTTAGGGATACAAAAATCTTTCAGAATGATTATATTCAGATCTCTACCTGTGCAGCTAACACTGGACAAGCCTGTTCTTCCACACATGGTTCAACTTCCATACAAGTCTGCTGCTGTTCCAAGATctgctgtaaaataataatttttaaaaaattacattacacTGCAGTTCAGAAAATGCAGGAAAACCAGCACAAAATAGTGGCTGAATTTCAGTTTGTAAATTAATTCATATGAGAGATTGTGGCACGACACTGTAAGCAGATGATTCAAGTGAATAGTAACCTGTTCTGCCTCTTCATTACACTCCATATTTCCCACCTCATCAGTCAACTGCAACACAATACAACATGACGTCTTTTATAAAAGAATATGTTCATATTAATATACTGATCAGTTCTGAAGCAATCAAAATAATCTATTCTTTTCTTCTACATTACGGACAAGAACAGCTTTAGATCAAACCTGATTTGGTAGCTGAGATTCAGATGCTTCTTCATTATTAGATGTCAGCTCTACATCAGGCACATGctacaatgaaaataaaacaagaggAATGATTTTGAAAAGTGGCATGACACTTCAAAGTGCTACAAATGTACTTAGTGTGTTCGAGAATTCTTCATTTAGGTATGCACTCAGTGAAGTGCCGTGGACTTAAATTAGCGTGTTTCGTGTGCTTCCAGCTGACAGAAAGCGAAAAGCAGAATGGGATTGCTAGGAAATCTAAATAGAGGACAAAAAAGGATGCAAGGAGACCTAGATGAAAGCCTAACTAAGTGCCAGTTCATCTACTTCACAGAATAAGTAGGACTTACAATGTAGTAATAATGTAACCATTTAGTTTCCAGTTGGTTTGCAAGCTTATACATACACATTGACTAGGCATGAAGTCAGTGAACTGGTGTTAAACTGGCAAGGGTTTAAACCATACTTTGATGCCAATGGTATAAGTATAAACAAACTAGGATGCACCAGAGAACCTCTCTAGAATTATACTAATAAGATCAAATTGAAATTAAGTGAagatatataaatgttttaaacaagaAGCAATACCTGTCCAGATGTAGCACGGTCTTCATTTATCCTCTTGTCCTCCTTAAACAGTTTCTGTAACAAAATAACGTATATacaaatttctgtttttttgtttgttgttgttttgcttttgttttttttactaagaTGAAAGATGTAGTTGGAAATGAACTGAATTTCAATGTGAGGTTTAATATATGCAGAATTCTGTGGTATACGAGTAAAAccatgttcattcatcttcagtaaccgctttatcctggagGATCCGGAGCAAATCCTGGGAATGCCATGCACACTGCACATTCAaacttaggggcaatttatcatcactaatccacctactgattttgtgtttttgggaggtgggagaaaattGAAACCCAGAGGAAACGTGGGGGgtaagaacatgcaaaacttcaGACAGACAGGAACCTGAGGTCAGGATTgaatcagggaccctggagcaatGAGGCAgaaacactacccactgcaacACACTGTGTTAATTCatcaatatactgtaaatagttTTGATAGCTAAGAGACTTAAGAACTACCTGCTGAGTTGCCGGAGTTAACTGGATCTGGAGCAGTTGATTTTCACAGATTCTCTGCAATAAATTGACAAgtttaatgaaatataattaaataccAAGACAAGTCCATTTTTATAGACTTTTATAGCTATATAGCTATACAGAGCTTTCTTCTGCCATGACTGTATTAATGTAAAGACAGGAAATCAAACCTGATGTTCTGATGTCAGACACTGATATGGAATATATTTCCAGATCATCTGTTCCACAGATGTATTCTGCACACAAGTGACAAGTAAATACTAACGCATTACATCCATTAATTAGTGTAAAAATGATTATCAAATGACCAGAAATTAAACGTCTTACTTGTTCTGTTGTCTGAGTAGCTTTATCAGCTCTCACTGGCACTTCTTCTTCACACTCCTATAAATCATTAACAATTAGAATATATCTGCTTAACACTATGAACATATTAAAGAGATGTCTTGTAATTTTAGTGCCCACTGCTGCCTGTGAGGTGAATTATGATTGCAGTAGAAACAATGACAAACACCTTTCCCCCATTCAGTTCCGTAAATATAGACAgcattatgaataaatatagaataaaagaaacattacagaaatacaaaaatcaAGAATTTTTGAGCAATTTCACAGAACTGAAATGTAACCTGCTTGTTACATTTGTACTTATTACAGTTGTTACTTATTTGTATGGCTGAAattcccttaaaatatactttcaACAGAacggaagctattgaagaaaaactatttcagatgcTTGACCAGGCTGTAACCTTGACCCTGGATCAGTTCAataatctaatcagttcatctgctgtttACAATGATAAATCCATAGAaatcctacaaaaaaaaaaaaaaaaatcacctactCATTCTTGAGATGTCTCGCTAACAACTATAATACACTATTCATTCTGAATCCTAACTCCTGCTGCATTGCACATTACTGAGCAGCAATGCACAGGTgacagatgatcttttcagaatcaagAACACACAGGTACGCATTTGCACTGTTGAAACCGAGCAAAATAAAGTCCAACACAAAACTGTCATAACTCTCCTGTTCAACATGCCAGTTGAAAATAAAGCCGCTAGCCAGAATCGAATAATATCTTTATAAAGGAATGCAAGGACGGAACACCACATCTCATAGCCAAAACCCAGGCCACCGGCTTGCAGACTTTTTGTGGAGGGGGCAATATGAGCCACATAAATACACAGTATAGTTATTTGTTTCCTTTAGTTTGTTGCACTTAACTCCTCAccaaatattattacattaggATTAGCTAAAATACAAAgttacatttgtaaataatgagcattcttttttattattaaaaaattatcatGCACTTTGAAGAAAGCAGATGAAAAGTTGGAAATGGATTCAAGTATTTATGGTTCtggtttccttttttattaCCAATGTTATGCCATAGCTCCAAAACTAAAGAAGTAAAACTAaggaagcaaacttcagacaacTGTCTACATTCGGGGTGTGTGGAAATTTTGGGGAAGGTAAAATTCCCTTACCTCGTTTACTGTCTGTGACGGCGTTGTTCCCTCTGTACATTCTTCCTGATCTTGCTGACCTATTGTCTGACAGAATCAACATTTGATCAGCATTTTTCAGCACCTAGAACAGAAGAGCTTTTATACCATGTACAGCCGACAAATTGTCCAGCAACCCCACTGCTTCCTCTGCAATCCCTTTAGTGTCTTGTTTATTACCACAGCTCAAGGCTAGAATGGTGACAACCCCCCCTTTCCACACAGTGACTTCTTAGTTAAGAAATCAAACAAAACGTTTCAGATTCTTACTTGTTCTGTAGTGTCCGATTCTGATGGCGGCTCCTCACACTCCTGCTTAAGATAATCAAGTTATCACAACGTATGATCATGTTCTCAACGACAAATTCACACGATGAGAAAAAATATTACCTCTTTGTTATTATCAAGGTGAGAAGGGTTCCCCATACACAGCCACTGTAAACAAATAATGTGGGTATATTAAACATATAATCAACTTTTTCTGAAACAGATCTATGGCAAATATTAGTATCACAAACAAGTTTTTGGTACATGCTTCATAGATCATTTTGACAGAATCTTGAATTCTACCTAGGAATACAAACTCAAACAGACTTGAAAGAGAATAAATCATTAAAGTCACTATattgtttaaaagaaattacTGAGAAAAAGTGAAATCGGTGCAGTTTCATCAGTTCAGTGGCAGCAAAACACCACTGTTCATTAGTCACGTAAGAGATTAACATAcagaacacattaaaaaaatcctcagTACCACCAATCTAAAGAGTAGTCTACTATAATATATGAAGTGATGATGTAAAGTTTTGACACGAACTGTAAAATCAACGACCTCAcaggacagatttatttatgagtattattatttaaatgtgtacaataatattcaggctatttattagagccatagagcttttttatttatgaactttccactgacagaacacattaacacatttgtttttgagttattgaggtttggattaaagaCATTCAGTTCAATAGAAACtcaataaatattgtataacaACTTTTAAATTAGTGGGATATAATTTCCacaactgtaacaaaataaaaaaatcacagaccttCACAGTATGATTCATGGACCCCTTGGgaccactttgagaaccactacACTTTCATGTGCCAGTATGTGAGTTGGGACACACAGGGCATACCCAGTAGCCTGGTGTCTCATTTGTGCTAAATGTTTATTGCGCTAACCCAAAATGATGAGTGAAAAGAGCCTGGAAACATATACACTTCCTGCTGTAAAGTGGCAACTAAATCCCTTCATTTGTTCCCCAGAGACAAAACTCTTCCTAACCAGTGTCAAGTTTGTTTCCAGCAATCCTCCAACTGCTCTCCCAACTCGTACTGACAGACTAGCTCATTTCTCTCAGGACAGTATTAAGAAAACAAGTCAGCAGCAGTGCAAGCAACTGACTTATCTTGTGCTTCCATGAAATTAAGTAATGAATCAGGATACTCCTGATCAGGTTTTGAAAAGCAACAGGCCACAAAATACAGATTTCAGAAAACCTGTTTGCTTGTACCGATGTCCAAGATGCTCCTCCCTTTGTTAACATTGCTATTAGCTATAAAATTCATCAGGTTAAATTCACTTAGCTGACTTGCATGTCCTGCAGATAAACTGTAGTAACTCATTGTTGAAAAACTTTCTGCTaccttctttctctcattctgatCCATTTAGGCTAGCTGAGAcgttaacagcactgtggtttaaatataagtaaaatataatattatacgaGCTGATAAAATTATGCCTTTTTAGTTATCTATGCATTTCACTCACAAAATAAGCAAAGGTTGTAGGTCTTGGCCTTGTTGTTCCCTGTGGTGTTCATTCTCCAGTGGTTTGATCATAATATTTGTCCAGGTTTCTCCCTGTTTATCCTGATGCTGGCCCTGTCCTGTGGTTTCTTTGTAGTGAAATATACCATCCTGTATACGTATTGTAAACTTCTGCACTTGTTTGCACTTTATCTAGTCGTGCGTAAATTAGCCCCTGTATTGTCTTGGATCACTACAGTCTCACTGTATCtacaatacagtatatacaatatatacaacactgtatatacaataaCACCTGATTAGACTACACTCACCGTGCCCCTGCGCCAGGGCAGGTCATAACCCCCATAGTCGTAAGTGATCTCCTCCCCTGGCTGAATGTTCCGCAGtgcaaacaaacataaatgtgGGATGCGGCTGATAGAGATGACCTTCACCTTCGCATTGGGATTACTATCATCATTAACGAGCCGTCCGAGAGATCCATCATCCACTGAAGCGTCGATactgcaaatacagaaaatatccACACTTGTGATTAACATAGGCATCATgcgtacgtacacacacacacacacacatatatatacaatcGCAGGCAAGTGTGGCCCAATCAGATAAAGCAAGGTTTCCTGACTATTCCTGCACAATTTCAAGTTTTATTACTCCTAACACACATGATCCAGCTCATAAAGAGCTTGAGGATGAGCCAACAGTGTCTGGCCATAAATCTAACCCCTTGGTTCACTTCCCCTCTGAGACCTGCCTCTGTTTACAAAAGACATGCAATTAAAAATTCTATATACCTGTGTGCATTGTACAAATATTAGGCTCTCTATTGCAAGTGAAATGAAGTAAGTACATTGCTGTctgtacattttcacattaatttGTAGAACACCACCATTGCTAGGTAGTGATCTAGTTCTCTAGCTATATTACCAAGGCATATGctactgatatatatatatatatatatatatatatatagttatatatatatattgaccACTCTTTAAATTTTAGCAAATCTTGACTGGAGTGTATAAAGCACATTGTATGTTACAAAGTAAACAATTTGGTGATTAGTATAATAGTTGTAACTAAATGTGCCATACTGAAAAGTATATAAGACTAAAGAcatattttttccaaaatgattaacttatttaaaaagtttggcattaaaaacagaaaataatctaGTATAGACACGTATACCATAGCCTTAGCTCTTAAAAAATTCTCTGGAACATTTAACAATCTTCAGTTCTGCCAGTAATCTAGCAATAAAGCCCCAATACAGGAGATAGCAAAGATGTTACTGCAACAGTAACATCTTCCCTGGCTTCTCATATAGGTACCACAGGAGACGTACACCTCACATATTGGATCTATGGTTTGGATACTTTTGAACTGCTGCAAGTTGTTTTAGGTGACACCTCcagtttattacatttttactgaaaCACATTCAACTCCACATTCAAGTGAAATATCAACCCAACCCCAAAtcctgacaaacacacactgccactGAAAAAACCCTTTTCAATTTTGGATGTCAAGGTTTCTCATTGTTCACAATGTTGTCTCAGAGAGATTCCCTTCACTCCCGTCACCTCTagctttctcattagggatttATATCTACCTCTGGATTTCTGTACAGATGTAGATATGGCTGCTTTGTGAGAAGGTCTTTTGAGCTACACAAATATGATTTATTACAACTGGCAATCCTAACTGTTGGCCTCCTTTCTTAATTGAGCTTCTTGATCCTATTCTA
This genomic window contains:
- the LOC113545103 gene encoding uncharacterized protein LOC113545103 isoform X2; the encoded protein is MGNPSHLDNNKEECEEPPSESDTTEQTIGQQDQEECTEGTTPSQTVNEECEEEVPVRADKATQTTEQNTSVEQMIWKYIPYQCLTSEHQRICENQLLQIQLTPATQQKLFKEDKRINEDRATSGQHVPDVELTSNNEEASESQLPNQLTDEVGNMECNEEAEQQILEQQQTCMEVEPCVEEQACPVLAAQLPCENEEKNQALHNEDSPAVNERHVPDVELTSNNEEASESQLPNQLTDEVGNMECNEEAEQILEQQQTSMEVAPSVEGQSCPVSAAQSMSEEEQPKCQDEPCQMQLAEQTQAGEETQPSNNDSSQTQNATQSSEADQESYLSSEDSNDETVSSDEEFLPDSDTDSDEDSDIEKPKKAKTSVTSKEIEEQAPVQNHLVTQATKLNFCFVCGKACIKIARHLKLHRKDNIEIETAFKLPKKSKQRSHILEVLRNRGNYQHNKLVLINGTGLIKARRMPKDDIDTHKFEYCMYCKGLYMRKELWKHVKRCTSNPERDMQKTSRSVLGLAALSQCPHLKHISDDVKKMLCDMHQDEVAQTIRDDEYVLKLAQDFFDKKGNSKERHAFVRQTVRCIGKFLVLLRNKFAMRNLAEAIKPSSFSLVTEAVKEIAEFNEEKKCFAIPSLARRIGLALRKYCILSARKAFAVGDKKLIQATGTFMDLFNNAQSQFALCEKRCLGIHSKSFLLPFVNDVRIFHCYLEKAAQCAMKELRETPSAQSYADLCKVTLAQILMFNRRHGEVSQMTIKSLQERDQAQASEISEALTELEKVFCEEYCKILVRQKIGALVPIILTPDMINALMLLTEKRDQCSVSKSNIYVFGQPRSNRCYRGENALRICANECGAMNPDRLTSTRFSRHISTLSQVLTLKNHELKKLAKFIGHDISLRKEYYRQTEATPRLAKICKLILAIEKGSATEMLGQSLDDIVLPDEIRESDSEDEYFEEDDAFLKDREARHELALHLLSKKKMTKPKTSNKNCSVPDLTPKKQHNESTSKEQENESTSKEQDKKSTTEEPKGKPAQEQTEKKKLKVFKKKVLWTREEKIAIMKHFKKHIYYGRLATVKESRRCQMLEQPVLNGRTIQKIRDFVRNAGISFKKKMAAKNGWKKVVLPPQPANPNNTSVQSPQSTNTSPSSELSSQTANSTSSSVIQSPATDFIKPIIYFSQTANATTTTTLLPQATTSASNVAHPQTTKLIYIKVQAHHSANQTTASLPLLSHAANPSIIPASVVLPQTANPSISSTDILTIPQVADLTNSSILIPQVSNHTGSSVLPHQAAPLICAGVLVPQAANPTTYNVLTLPAAEPASSTVVPPQIAVLKCASVPSPQGAEADKSIPPAQAANLSSTLTSQTATLSSHP
- the LOC113545103 gene encoding uncharacterized protein LOC113545103 isoform X3, which translates into the protein MGNPSHLDNNKEECEEPPSESDTTEQTIGQQDQEECTEGTTPSQTVNEECEEEVPVRADKATQTTEQNTSVEQMIWKYIPYQCLTSEHQRICENQLLQIQLTPATQQKLFKEDKRINEDRATSGQHVPDVELTSNNEEASESQLPNQLTDEVGNMECNEEAEQILEQQQTCMEVEPCVEEQACPVLAAQLPCENEEKNQALHNEDSPAVNERHVPDVELTSNNEEASESQLPNQLTDEVGNMECNEEAEQQILEQQQTSMEVAPSVEGQSCPVSAAQSMSEEEQPKCQDEPCQMQLAEQTQAGEETQPSNNDSSQTQNATQSSEADQESYLSSEDSNDETVSSDEEFLPDSDTDSDEDSDIEKPKKAKTSVTSKEIEEQAPVQNHLVTQATKLNFCFVCGKACIKIARHLKLHRKDNIEIETAFKLPKKSKQRSHILEVLRNRGNYQHNKLVLINGTGLIKARRMPKDDIDTHKFEYCMYCKGLYMRKELWKHVKRCTSNPERDMQKTSRSVLGLAALSQCPHLKHISDDVKKMLCDMHQDEVAQTIRDDEYVLKLAQDFFDKKGNSKERHAFVRQTVRCIGKFLVLLRNKFAMRNLAEAIKPSSFSLVTEAVKEIAEFNEEKKCFAIPSLARRIGLALRKYCILSARKAFAVGDKKLIQATGTFMDLFNNAQSQFALCEKRCLGIHSKSFLLPFVNDVRIFHCYLEKAAQCAMKELRETPSAQSYADLCKVTLAQILMFNRRHGEVSQMTIKSLQERDQAQASEISEALTELEKVFCEEYCKILVRQKIGALVPIILTPDMINALMLLTEKRDQCSVSKSNIYVFGQPRSNRCYRGENALRICANECGAMNPDRLTSTRFSRHISTLSQVLTLKNHELKKLAKFIGHDISLRKEYYRQTEATPRLAKICKLILAIEKGSATEMLGQSLDDIVLPDEIRESDSEDEYFEEDDAFLKDREARHELALHLLSKKKMTKPKTSNKNCSVPDLTPKKQHNESTSKEQENESTSKEQDKKSTTEEPKGKPAQEQTEKKKLKVFKKKVLWTREEKIAIMKHFKKHIYYGRLATVKESRRCQMLEQPVLNGRTIQKIRDFVRNAGISFKKKMAAKNGWKKVVLPPQPANPNNTSVQSPQSTNTSPSSELSSQTANSTSSSVIQSPATDFIKPIIYFSQTANATTTTTLLPQATTSASNVAHPQTTKLIYIKVQAHHSANQTTASLPLLSHAANPSIIPASVVLPQTANPSISSTDILTIPQVADLTNSSILIPQVSNHTGSSVLPHQAAPLICAGVLVPQAANPTTYNVLTLPAAEPASSTVVPPQIAVLKCASVPSPQGAEADKSIPPAQAANLSSTLTSQTATLSSHP
- the LOC113545103 gene encoding uncharacterized protein LOC113545103 isoform X1, with amino-acid sequence MGNPSHLDNNKEECEEPPSESDTTEQTIGQQDQEECTEGTTPSQTVNEECEEEVPVRADKATQTTEQNTSVEQMIWKYIPYQCLTSEHQRICENQLLQIQLTPATQQKLFKEDKRINEDRATSGQHVPDVELTSNNEEASESQLPNQLTDEVGNMECNEEAEQQILEQQQTCMEVEPCVEEQACPVLAAQLPCENEEKNQALHNEDSPAVNERHVPDVELTSNNEEASESQLPNQLTDEVGNMECNEEAEQQILEQQQTSMEVAPSVEGQSCPVSAAQSMSEEEQPKCQDEPCQMQLAEQTQAGEETQPSNNDSSQTQNATQSSEADQESYLSSEDSNDETVSSDEEFLPDSDTDSDEDSDIEKPKKAKTSVTSKEIEEQAPVQNHLVTQATKLNFCFVCGKACIKIARHLKLHRKDNIEIETAFKLPKKSKQRSHILEVLRNRGNYQHNKLVLINGTGLIKARRMPKDDIDTHKFEYCMYCKGLYMRKELWKHVKRCTSNPERDMQKTSRSVLGLAALSQCPHLKHISDDVKKMLCDMHQDEVAQTIRDDEYVLKLAQDFFDKKGNSKERHAFVRQTVRCIGKFLVLLRNKFAMRNLAEAIKPSSFSLVTEAVKEIAEFNEEKKCFAIPSLARRIGLALRKYCILSARKAFAVGDKKLIQATGTFMDLFNNAQSQFALCEKRCLGIHSKSFLLPFVNDVRIFHCYLEKAAQCAMKELRETPSAQSYADLCKVTLAQILMFNRRHGEVSQMTIKSLQERDQAQASEISEALTELEKVFCEEYCKILVRQKIGALVPIILTPDMINALMLLTEKRDQCSVSKSNIYVFGQPRSNRCYRGENALRICANECGAMNPDRLTSTRFSRHISTLSQVLTLKNHELKKLAKFIGHDISLRKEYYRQTEATPRLAKICKLILAIEKGSATEMLGQSLDDIVLPDEIRESDSEDEYFEEDDAFLKDREARHELALHLLSKKKMTKPKTSNKNCSVPDLTPKKQHNESTSKEQENESTSKEQDKKSTTEEPKGKPAQEQTEKKKLKVFKKKVLWTREEKIAIMKHFKKHIYYGRLATVKESRRCQMLEQPVLNGRTIQKIRDFVRNAGISFKKKMAAKNGWKKVVLPPQPANPNNTSVQSPQSTNTSPSSELSSQTANSTSSSVIQSPATDFIKPIIYFSQTANATTTTTLLPQATTSASNVAHPQTTKLIYIKVQAHHSANQTTASLPLLSHAANPSIIPASVVLPQTANPSISSTDILTIPQVADLTNSSILIPQVSNHTGSSVLPHQAAPLICAGVLVPQAANPTTYNVLTLPAAEPASSTVVPPQIAVLKCASVPSPQGAEADKSIPPAQAANLSSTLTSQTATLSSHP